In Mycobacterium gallinarum, a single window of DNA contains:
- a CDS encoding 1,4-alpha-glucan branching protein domain-containing protein produces the protein MTSSELVPGQFTLVLHTHLPWLAHHGRWPVGEEWLYQSWAAAYIPLMRVLRRLAAEDRRHLVTLGMTPVVTAQLDDPYCLTGMNHWLANWGLRALEATTLGDPLRQFGVRERAEAERALDDFSTLWAHGGSPLLRELIDCEAIELLGGPLSHPFQPLLNPRLREFALREGLADAQQRFAHTPDGIWAPECAYAPGMEIDYAAAGIGHFMVDGPSLHGDTALGRPVASSNVVAFGRDLQVSYRVWSPKSGYPGHAAYRDFHTYDHTTGLKPARVTGRNVDSDAKAPYDPDRADSAVDGHVADFVSHVRQRLINESERIGRPAHVIAAFDTELFGHWWYEGPVWLERVLRALPEAGVRVGTLSDAIADGFVGSPVELPPSSWGSGKDWQVWAGEQVADLVQLNSEVVDTALTTVDKALGDTDTPPSRNFVADQILRETLLTVSSDWPFMVSKDSAADYARYRAHLHAHATREIALAMASGREEHAQRLANGWNRADGLFGALDARRLPR, from the coding sequence ATGACCAGCTCGGAGCTGGTGCCCGGGCAGTTCACGCTCGTCCTCCACACCCACCTGCCCTGGCTCGCCCATCACGGACGCTGGCCCGTCGGCGAGGAGTGGCTCTATCAATCGTGGGCGGCGGCCTACATCCCGCTGATGCGTGTCCTGCGCAGGCTCGCCGCCGAGGACCGTCGCCACCTGGTGACCCTGGGCATGACGCCGGTCGTCACCGCACAACTCGACGACCCCTACTGCCTGACCGGGATGAACCACTGGCTGGCGAACTGGGGCTTGCGCGCCCTCGAGGCGACGACGCTCGGTGATCCGCTGCGGCAGTTCGGTGTTCGCGAGCGGGCCGAGGCCGAACGCGCACTCGACGACTTCTCGACACTGTGGGCGCACGGCGGCAGCCCGCTGTTGCGCGAGCTCATCGATTGCGAGGCCATCGAACTGCTCGGCGGACCGCTCTCGCATCCGTTCCAGCCGCTGTTGAATCCGCGACTGCGCGAGTTCGCCCTGAGGGAGGGCCTCGCCGACGCCCAGCAGCGGTTCGCCCATACGCCCGACGGGATTTGGGCGCCGGAATGCGCCTACGCGCCAGGGATGGAAATCGACTACGCCGCAGCAGGTATCGGCCATTTCATGGTCGACGGGCCGTCGCTGCACGGGGACACCGCGTTGGGCCGGCCGGTCGCCTCGTCGAATGTGGTGGCGTTCGGCCGTGACCTGCAGGTCAGCTATCGGGTGTGGTCACCGAAGTCCGGCTATCCGGGCCACGCCGCGTACCGCGACTTCCACACCTACGACCACACGACGGGCCTGAAACCGGCACGCGTCACAGGCCGCAACGTCGACTCCGACGCGAAGGCGCCGTACGACCCAGACCGTGCGGACAGCGCAGTCGACGGTCATGTAGCCGACTTCGTCTCGCATGTGCGCCAGCGCCTCATCAACGAGAGCGAGCGGATCGGCAGGCCCGCACACGTGATCGCGGCTTTCGACACCGAGTTGTTCGGGCATTGGTGGTACGAGGGGCCCGTCTGGCTGGAGCGGGTGTTGCGGGCGCTGCCCGAGGCCGGGGTTCGGGTCGGCACCCTGTCCGACGCCATCGCGGACGGTTTCGTAGGTTCCCCTGTCGAATTGCCGCCAAGCTCTTGGGGTTCCGGCAAGGACTGGCAGGTGTGGGCCGGCGAGCAGGTGGCTGACCTCGTCCAGTTGAACAGCGAAGTCGTCGACACCGCACTGACGACAGTGGACAAGGCGCTCGGTGACACCGACACCCCGCCGAGCCGTAACTTCGTCGCCGACCAGATCCTGCGCGAAACGCTGCTGACGGTCTCCAGCGACTGGCCGTTCATGGTCAGCAAGGACTCGGCCGCGGATTATGCGCGGTATCGCGCACACCTGCACGCCCACGCCACCCGCGAGATCGCCCTCGCGATGGCGTCCGGCCGCGAGGAGCACGCACAACGACTCGCCAACGGATGGAACCGGGCTGACGGACTGTTCGGTGCGCTCGACGCGAGGCGTCTGCCGCGATGA
- a CDS encoding class I SAM-dependent methyltransferase translates to MSAFVTDGPDLPLTGERTVPGLAEENYWFRRHEVVYERLASLCADRDVLEAGCGEGYGADLIADVANTVIGLDYDDSAVAHVRARYPRVDIRQGNLAELPLADAAVDVVVNFQVIEHLWDQGQFVAECRRVLRPGGVLLMSTPNRITFSPGRDTPINPFHTRELNASELSELISGEGFSVESMLGVFHGPRLLELDGRHGGSIIDAQIARALADAPWSADLLDDVSSVTTADFDLVDAEDGDRNIDDSLDLVAIAVRP, encoded by the coding sequence ATGAGCGCATTCGTCACCGATGGTCCGGACCTGCCTTTGACCGGCGAACGCACGGTTCCGGGCCTCGCGGAGGAGAACTACTGGTTCCGCCGCCATGAGGTCGTCTATGAACGGCTGGCCAGTCTTTGCGCGGATCGCGACGTTCTCGAAGCCGGCTGCGGCGAGGGCTACGGCGCCGATCTGATCGCCGATGTCGCGAACACTGTCATCGGCCTGGACTACGACGACTCGGCTGTCGCGCACGTCCGCGCCCGCTATCCGCGGGTCGACATCCGCCAGGGAAACCTGGCTGAGCTCCCGCTTGCCGACGCAGCGGTGGATGTGGTGGTCAACTTTCAGGTGATCGAACATCTCTGGGATCAAGGGCAATTCGTTGCGGAATGCCGGCGTGTGCTGCGCCCCGGCGGCGTGCTGTTGATGTCGACACCGAACCGGATCACCTTCTCTCCCGGCCGCGACACCCCGATAAACCCGTTCCACACTCGGGAACTCAATGCCAGCGAGTTGTCCGAACTGATCTCCGGCGAGGGCTTTTCGGTGGAGTCGATGCTGGGCGTGTTCCACGGGCCGAGGCTGCTCGAGCTCGACGGCCGCCACGGTGGATCGATCATCGACGCCCAGATCGCGCGTGCGCTCGCGGATGCGCCGTGGTCCGCCGATCTGCTCGATGACGTCAGCTCGGTGACGACGGCGGACTTCGACCTCGTCGACGCCGAGGACGGCGACCGCAATATCGACGACAGCCTCGACCTGGTTGCGATCGCGGTGCGGCCATGA
- a CDS encoding electron transfer flavoprotein subunit beta/FixA family protein yields MTNIVVLIKQVPDTWSERKLSDGDFTLDREAADAVLDEINERAVEEALLIKEREGDAGGTVTVLTAGPERATEAIRKALSMGADKAVHLVDEGMHGSDMVQTGWALARALGTIEGTELVIAGNEATDGVGGAVPAIVAEYLGLPQLTHLRKVAVEGGKVTGERETDDGVFTVEASLPAVVSVNEKINEPRFPSFKGIMAAKKKEVTTLTLAEIGVEADEVGVANAGTKVNSSTPKPPKTAGEKVTDEGEGGAKVAEYLVAQKII; encoded by the coding sequence ATGACGAACATCGTGGTCCTGATCAAGCAGGTCCCTGACACCTGGTCGGAGCGCAAGCTGTCCGACGGCGATTTCACCCTCGACCGTGAAGCGGCCGACGCCGTGCTCGACGAGATCAACGAGCGCGCCGTCGAGGAGGCGCTGCTGATCAAGGAGCGAGAAGGTGACGCGGGCGGAACTGTGACGGTGCTCACAGCCGGACCGGAGCGGGCGACCGAAGCGATTCGCAAGGCGCTGTCAATGGGCGCCGACAAGGCGGTGCACCTCGTCGACGAGGGCATGCACGGATCCGACATGGTCCAGACCGGGTGGGCCCTCGCCCGCGCGCTGGGCACGATCGAAGGCACGGAACTGGTCATCGCCGGTAATGAGGCCACCGACGGCGTCGGCGGCGCGGTGCCCGCGATCGTGGCCGAGTACCTGGGCCTGCCGCAGCTCACCCACCTGCGCAAGGTGGCCGTCGAGGGCGGCAAGGTCACCGGCGAGCGCGAAACCGACGACGGTGTCTTCACCGTCGAGGCGTCGCTGCCCGCTGTGGTCAGCGTGAACGAGAAGATCAACGAGCCGCGCTTCCCGTCCTTCAAGGGCATCATGGCCGCGAAGAAGAAGGAAGTCACGACGCTGACGCTGGCTGAGATCGGTGTCGAGGCCGATGAGGTGGGCGTCGCCAACGCCGGTACGAAGGTGAACTCGTCGACCCCGAAGCCGCCGAAGACCGCGGGCGAGAAGGTCACTGACGAAGGCGAAGGTGGCGCGAAGGTTGCCGAGTACCTCGTCGCTCAAAAGATCATCTGA
- a CDS encoding electron transfer flavoprotein subunit alpha/FixB family protein, giving the protein MAEVLVLVEHAEGAPKKVTAELITAARKLGEPAAVVVGKPGTAEGLTDALKAAGAAKIYVAESDDADNYLITPYVDVLASLVESASPAGVVLAASADGKEIGGRLAARIGAGVLTDVVEVQEGGKAIHSIFGGAYTVEAESTGELAVITVRPGAIEAEPADGAGEVVSVEVPAQAENATKITKREPAVAGDRPELTEATVVVSGGRGVGSAENFNVVEELADSLGAAVGASRAAVDSGYYPGQFQVGQTGKTVSPQLYIALGISGAIQHRAGMQTSKTIIAVNKDEEAPIFEIADLGIVGDLFKVAPQLTEKVKARKG; this is encoded by the coding sequence ATGGCTGAAGTACTTGTGCTCGTCGAGCACGCTGAAGGTGCCCCGAAGAAGGTCACCGCCGAACTGATCACCGCCGCACGTAAATTGGGCGAGCCCGCCGCTGTTGTGGTCGGCAAGCCGGGCACGGCCGAAGGACTGACCGACGCTCTCAAGGCCGCCGGTGCGGCCAAGATCTATGTCGCCGAATCCGATGACGCCGACAACTACCTCATCACCCCGTACGTGGATGTGCTGGCCTCGCTCGTCGAGTCCGCCAGCCCGGCCGGTGTGGTGCTGGCCGCGTCCGCGGACGGCAAGGAGATCGGGGGCCGGCTGGCCGCGCGCATCGGCGCGGGTGTGCTGACCGACGTCGTGGAGGTCCAGGAGGGCGGCAAGGCCATCCACTCCATCTTCGGTGGCGCGTACACCGTCGAGGCCGAGTCCACCGGCGAACTGGCCGTCATCACCGTGCGCCCCGGTGCCATTGAGGCTGAACCCGCCGACGGCGCGGGCGAGGTCGTCAGCGTCGAGGTCCCGGCGCAGGCCGAGAACGCGACCAAGATCACCAAGCGCGAACCGGCCGTGGCCGGCGACCGCCCGGAGCTCACCGAGGCCACCGTCGTGGTGTCGGGCGGCCGTGGTGTCGGCAGCGCCGAGAACTTCAACGTGGTCGAGGAGTTGGCCGACTCGCTCGGCGCCGCGGTCGGCGCCTCGCGCGCCGCGGTCGACTCCGGCTACTACCCGGGCCAGTTCCAGGTGGGCCAGACCGGCAAGACCGTGTCCCCGCAGCTGTATATCGCATTGGGCATCTCGGGAGCGATCCAGCACCGCGCGGGTATGCAGACGTCCAAGACGATCATCGCGGTGAACAAGGACGAAGAGGCGCCGATCTTCGAGATCGCAGACCTCGGCATCGTCGGCGACCTGTTCAAGGTCGCGCCGCAGCTGACCGAGAAGGTCAAGGCTCGCAAGGGCTGA